In Bos indicus isolate NIAB-ARS_2022 breed Sahiwal x Tharparkar chromosome 19, NIAB-ARS_B.indTharparkar_mat_pri_1.0, whole genome shotgun sequence, the following proteins share a genomic window:
- the TLCD2 gene encoding TLC domain-containing protein 2: MAPSGLLVTGASFAAFRGLHWGLQLLPTPGSAAQNRWKWRNICVSLVHSLLTGAGALLGLSLYPQMAADPIHGHPPWALLLVAFSVGYFLADGTDLLWNQTLGQAWDLVCHHALVVSCLSTAVLSGHYVGFSVVSLLLELNSIFLHLRQLLLLSRQAPSLAFSVTSWAALATLVLFRLVPLGWMSLWLFQQCHQIPLALVILGGTGLAFVGVMSISLGVHILVSDVLRSRPCPPILGNKEARGTRTDCDGEAITRDDSTLSLKD, from the exons ATGGCGCCCTCCGGGCTCCTCGTCACTGGCGCCTCCTTTGCCGCCTTCCGGGGGCTGCACTGGGGGCTGCAGCTGCTGCCCACCCCGGGATCTGCCGCCCAGAACCGCTGGAAGTGGCGGAACATTTGTGTCTCCCTGGTGCACAGCTTGCTTACGGGGGCCGGGGCCCTGCTCGG GCTGTCGCTGTACCCTCAGATGGCCGCCGACCCGATTCATGGCCACCCTCCCTGGGCTCTGCTGCTGGTGGCTTTCTCTGTGG GTTATTTCCTGGCAGATGGAACTGACTTGTTGTGGAACCAGACCTTGGGCCAGGCCTGGGATCTTGTTTGTCACCATGCACTG GTCGTGAGCTGCCTCAGCACCGCCGTTCTGTCCGGCCACTACGTGGGCTTCTCTGTGGTGTCTCTGCTCCTGGAGCTCAACTCCATCTTCCTGCACCTACGCCAACTGCTGCTGCTCTCTCGCCAGGCCCCATCTCTGGCCTTCAGCGTGACCAGCTGGGCCGCCCTGGCCACCCTGGTCCTCTTCCGCCTGGTGCCGCTGGGATGGATGAGCCTGTGGCTGTTCCAGCAATGCCACCAGATCCCTCTTGCTTTGGTCATCCTTGGTGGAACTGGACTGGCCTTTGTGGGTGTCATGAGCATCAGTTTGGGCGTCCATATTTTGGTCAGTGATGTTTTGCGATCTCGGCCCTGCCCACCCATCCTTGGAAACAAGGAAGCCAGGGGCACCAGGACCGATTGTGATGGTGAGGCCATCACCAGGGATGATTCCACTCTCAGCCTGAAAGACTGA
- the WDR81 gene encoding WD repeat-containing protein 81, giving the protein MALRSRGREVALTAKAEDWSPPPSPDMEELLRSVERDLNIDARQLAPAPGGAHVVALVPARWLASLRERRLPLGPCPRAEGLSEAEVRTFLQRSVQRLPAGWTRVEVHGLRKRRLSYALGGLPFEEGSSTPETLTRFMQDVAAQNYRNLWRHAYHTYGQPYSHSPAPAAVPALDSVRQALQRVYGCPFLPLGEAAQCPSYAREGPCAPRGCPASPSLLRAEALLESPEMLYVVYPYVQFSLHDVVTFSPAKLTNSQAKVLFILFRVLRAMDACHHQGLACGALSLHHIAVDEKLCSELRLDLSAYERPKEAGDEETPEARNGAGVEPGEEGRRGPGCPTCQEELRGLVLDWVHGRISNFHYLMQLNRLAGRRQGDPNYHPVLPWVVDFTAPRGRFRDLRKSKFRLNKGDKQLDFTYEMTRQAFVAGGAGGGEPPHVPHHISDVLSDITYYVYKARRTPRSVLCGHVRAQWEPHEYPASMERMQSWTPDECIPEFYTDPSIFCSIHPDMPDLDVPAWCCSNQEFVAAHRALLESREVSQDLHHWIDLTFGYKLQGKEAVKEKNVCLHLVDAHTHLTSYGVVQLFDQPHPQRLAGAPALAPEPPLVPRLWFHTIQESKGREDFPAQLTNGMGRTVLEATPCEAGWARDRPGVGEDELEQATEALDSISLAGKTGDQLGPSPSSTSSSSQVPPGLLPFSGASASRPGRRNRAAGTDPREGEEGKILLPEGFSPLQALEELEKLGNFLTKGLGGHLEVPEQPWVQPPVQLRDLFHRDMQALGVLLAEMVFATRVRTLQPDAPLWVRFKAVQGLCARHPKEVPVSLQPVLDTLLQLSGPQGPVVAGRGKLDPLFTYRPVSQGLPPPCPAQLLSPFSSVVPFPPYFPALHKFILLYQVRRVEDEAQGRELVFALWQQLGAVLSDITPEGLEILLPFVLSLMSEEHTAVYAAWYLFEPVAKALGPKNANKYLLKPLIGAYESPCQLHGRFYLYTDCFVAQLMVRLGLQAFLVHLLPHVLQVLAGVEASQEENKGLAGAAEDEESGLLGSGPGSCAFEEEIHMEREPAAASGLGLPDYTSGVSFHDQADLPETEDFQAGLYVAESPQPQEAEAVSLGRLSDKSSTSEASLGEERVADEGGVPVDKSSLRSGDSSQDLKQSEGSEEDEEEEEEGCVVLEVGEGEGEQEEVPETSELMLSDTVLSMDTVVAGDAGANGEEEEEPLTEQSEGKEQKILLDTACKMVRWLSAKLGPTVASRHVARNLLRLLTSCYVGPTRQQFTGGNGESPPLSVGNIYQKRPILGDIVSAPVLSCLLHIAHLYGEPVLTYQYLPYISYLVAPGSTSGPSRLNSRKEAGLLAAVTLTQKIIVYLSDTTLMDILPRISHEVLLPVLSFLTSLVTGFPSGAQARTVLCMKTISLIALICLRIGQEMVQQHLSEPVATFFRVFSQLHELRHQDLKLESVGRSEGQLPEVAFSDGQLRPADPALLDELQKVFTLEMAYTIYVPFSCLLGDIIRKIVPNHELVGELAGLYLDSISPSSCSPAIVEPTTPSTGPEWDPQGGGCPQDDSHSGTFGSVLVGNRIQIPNDSQPDSPGPLGPISGVGGGEPGSQSEDNALKRELPRSAHGLSGNWLAYWQYEIGVSQQDAHFHFHQIRLQSFPGHSGAVKCVVPLSGEDFFLSGSKDRTVRLWPLYNSGDGTSETAPRLVYAQHRKSVFFVGQLEAPQCVVSCDGAVHVWDPFTGKTLRTVEPSDSRVPLTAVAVMPAPHTSITMASSDSTLRFVDCRKPGLQHEFRLSSGLNPGLVRSLAVSPSGRSVVAGFSSGFMVLLDTRTGLVLRGWPAHEGDILQIKAVEGSILVSSSSDHSLTVWKELEPKPTHHYKSASDPIHTFDLYGSEVVTGTVANKIGVCSLLEPPSQATTKLSSENFRGTLTSLALLPTKRHLLLGSDNGVVRLLA; this is encoded by the exons ATGGCCCTGAGGAGCAGGGGGCGGGAAGTCGCGCTTACCGCGAAGGCGGAGGACTGGTCACCGCCCCCGAGCCCCGACATGGAGGAGCTGCTCCGGAGCGTGGAGAGGGACCTGAACATCGATGCCCGACAGCTGGCTCCGGCCCCGGGGGGCGCACACGTGGTGGCTCTAGTGCCCGCGCGCTGGCTGGCCAGCCTCCGCGAGCGCAGGCTGCCCCTGGGACCCTGTCCGCGCGCCGAAGGCCTGAGCGAAGCGGAAGTCAGGACTTTCTTGCAACGCTCCGTGCAGAGGCTGCCTGCCGGCTGGACTCGAGTCGAGGTGCACGGGCTGCGGAAACGAAGGCTCTCCTACGCGCTGGGCGGCCTGCCTTTTGAGGAGGGGTCCAGCACCCCGGAGACCCTCACTCGCTTCATGCAGGATGTGGCTGCCCAGAATTATCGCAACCTGTGGCGCCACGCGTATCATACTTACGGGCAGCCCTACAGTCATAGCCCTGCCCCCGCGGCTGTCCCTGCCCTGGATTCAGTGCGACAGGCTCTGCAGAGGGTCTATGGTTGCCCTTTCCTGCCACTGGGTGAAGCTGCACAGTGCCCCTCATATGCCAGAGAAGGCCCCTGTGCCCCTCGGGGCTGCCCTGCCTCTCCCAGTCTTCTGAGAGCCGAGGCTCTGTTGGAGTCACCGGAGATGCTCTACGTGGTCTACCCGTATGTGCAGTTCTCCCTGCACGATGTGGTCACCTTCAGCCCCGCCAAGCTGACCAACAGCCAAGCCAAGGTGCTCTTCATTCTCTTCCGTGTGCTGAGGGCCATGGATGCCTGTCACCACCAGGGACTGGCCTGCGGGGCCCTGTCTTTGCACCACATCGCCGTGGATGAGAAACTTTGCAGCGAGCTCCGCCTGGACCTGAGTGCTTATGAGAGGCCCAAGGAGGCAGGGGATGAGGAGACCCCGGAAGCAAGAAACGGGGCAGGTGTCGAGCCTGGCGAGGAGGGACGACGGGGACCTGGGTGTCCCACCTGCCAGGAGGAGCTCAGGGGCCTTGTGCTAGACTGGGTCCACGGCCGCATTAGCAACTTTCACTACCTCATGCAACTGAATCGGTTGGCAGGTCGGCGGCAGGGGGACCCCAACTACCACCCGGTGCTGCCCTGGGTGGTTGACTTCACCGCGCCCCGTGGGCGCTTCAGAGACCTGCGCAAGTCCAAGTTCCGCCTCAACAAGGGGGATAAGCAGCTGGACTTCACCTATGAGATGACCCGGCAGGCGTTTGTGGCAGGGGGTGCAGGCGGCGGGGAGCCACCTCACGTCCCTCACCACATCTCCGACGTGCTTTCTGACATCACCTACTATGTGTACAAGGCCCGGCGCACACCCCGGTCTGTGCTCTGTGGACACGTGAGGGCGCAGTGGGAGCCCCACGAGTACCCGGCCAGCATGGAGCGAATGCAGAGCTGGACTCCAGATGAGTGCATTCCCGAGTTCTACACCGACCCCTCCATCTTCTGCTCCATCCACCCTGACATGCCTGACCTGGATGTGCCGGCCTGGTGCTGCTCCAACCAGGAGTTCGTGGCTGCCCACCGGGCGCTGCTGGAGAGCCGAGAGGTGTCCCAGGACCTACACCACTGGATTGACCTCACCTTTGGCTACAAACTACAGGGCAAGGAGGCTGTGAAGGAGAAGAACGTGTGTCTGCACCTGGTGGACGCCCACACACACCTGACCAGCTATGGCGTGGTACAGCTCTTCGATCAGCCACATCCCCAGCGCCTGGCAGGGGCCCCTGCCCTCGCCCCTGAACCTCCCCTCGTCCCCAGGCTATGGTTCCACACCATCCAGGAGAGCAAAGGCCGGGAGGACTTCCCTGCACAGCTTACGAATGGGATGGGCAGGACAGTTTTGGAGGCTACTCCCTGTGAGGCTGGCTGGGCCAGGGACAGGCCCGGGGTAGGGGAAGATGAGTTGGAGCAGGCCACAGAAGCTCTGGATTCCATCTCTCTCGCTGGGAAGACAGGTGACCAGCTGGGACCGTCTCCCTCCTCTACTTCGTCCTCCAGTCAAGTCCCGCCAGGCCTCTTGCCTTTCTCAGGGGCCTCAGCCTCTCGACCGGGCCGTCGGAACAGAGCTGCTGGGACAGACCCCAGGGAAGGTGAGGAGGGCAAGATTCTTCTTCCGGAGGGCTTCAGTCCTCTGCAGGCTCTGGAGGAGCTGGAGAAACTAGGCAACTTCTTGACCAAAGGCCTAGGGGGCCACTTGGAGGTGCCTGAGCAACCCTGGGTTCAGCCCCCCGTGCAGCTGCGGGACCTCTTTCATCGGGACATGCAGGCTCTGGGGGTCCTGTTGGCTGAGATGGTGTTTGCCACCAGGGTCCGGACGCTGCAGCCTGATGCACCTTTGTGGGTACGCTTCAAGGCTGTGCAGGGGCTCTGTGCACGCCATCCCAAGGAGGTCCCGGTGTCTCTGCAGCCCGTGCTGGACACACTTCTGCAGCTGAGTGGCCCTCAAGGCCCCGTGGTTGCAGGGAGGGGCAAGCTGGACCCACTGTTTACATATAGGCCCGTCTCCCAGGGattgcccccaccctgccccgcccAGCTCCTCAGCCCCTTcagctctgtggtccccttccccCCATACTTCCCCGCGCTGCACAAATTCATCCTCCTGTACCAGGTGAGGCGCGTGGAGGACGAGGCCCAGGGGCGGGAGCTGGTCTTTGCCCTGTGGCAGCAGCTGGGTGCCGTTCTGAGTGACATCACCCCTGAGGGCTTGGAGATCTTGCTGCCTTTCGTGCTGTCACTCATGTCTGAGGAGCACACGGCCGTGTATGCGGCCTGGTACCTATTTGAACCTGTAGCCAAGGCCCTGGGCCCCAAGAATGCCAATAAGTACCTTCTGAAGCCTCTCATTGGGGCCTACGAGAGCCCCTGCCAGCTCCACGGCCGCTTCTACCTGTACACTGACTGCTTTGTGGCCCAGCTGATGGTGCGGCTGGGCCTGCAGGCCTTTCTTGTCCACCTCCTGCCCCACGTCCTGCAGGTGTTGGCTGGCGTGGAGGCCTCCCAGGAGGAAAACAAGGGCCTGGCGGGGGCCGCCGAGGATGAGGAAAGTGGGCTCCTGGGGTCCGGGCCCGGGTCCTGTGCCTTTGAGGAGGAGATCCACATGGAAAGGGAGCCTGCGGCTGCCTCGGGCCTGGGGCTCCCGGACTACACCTCTGGCGTCAGCTTCCACGACCAGGCTGACCTCCCCGAGACGGAGGACTTCCAGGCCGGGCTCTACGTGGCCGAGTCCCCTCAGCCCCAGGAGGCTGAGGCTGTGAGCCTGGGCCGGCTGAGCGACAAGAGCAGCACCAGTGAGGCCTCCCTGGGCGAGGAGCGGGTGGCCGACGAGGGGGGCGTCCCGGTGGACAAGAGCAGCCTCAGGTCAGGCGACAGCAGCCAAGACTTGAAGCAAAGCGAGGGCTccgaggaggacgaggaggaggaggaggaaggctgtgtggtgttggaggtgggggagggggagggcgaaCAAGAAGAGGTCCCTGAGACATCCGAGCTCATGCTCTCCGACACTGTGCTGTCCATGGATACGGTTGTGGCTGGCGACGCCGGGGCCAacggggaggaagaagaggagccaCTGACCGAGCAGTCGGAGGGCAAAGAACAGAAGATCCTTCTTG ATACAGCCTGCAAGATGGTCCGCTGGCTGTCCGCCAAGCTCGGCCCCACCGTGGCCTCTCGCCATGTGGCCCGGAACCTGCTCCGCCTGCTGACGTCGTGTTACGTTG GGCCCACCCGGCAGCAGTTCACCGGGGGCAATGGCGAGAGCCCCCCGCTGAGCGTGGGCAACATCTATCAGAAGAGACCGATCCTGGGCGACATAGTGTCGGCGCCCGTGCTCAGCTGCCTCCTGCACATCGCCCACCTCTATGGGGAGCCTGTCCTCACCTACCAGTACCTGCCCTACATCAGCTACCTG GTGGCCCCCGGTAGCACCTCGGGCCCCAGTCGACTGAACAGCCGCAAGGAGGCGGGGCTGCTGGCTGCTGTGACGCTGACCCAGAAAATCATCGTGTACCTCTCGGACACCACCCTCATGGACATCTTGCCCCGAATCAGCCACGAGGTCTTGCTGCCCGTGCTCAGCTTCCTCACGTCTCTCGTCACCGG GTTCCCAAGTGGAGCCCAGGCCCGGACTGTCCTGTGTATGAAGACCATCAGCCTCATCGCCCTCATCTGCCTGCGTATTGGACAGGAGATGGTCCAGCAGCACCTGAGTGAGCCTGTGGCCACCTTCTTTCGTGTCTTCTCTCAGCTGCATGAACTTCGGCACCAG GATCTGAAGCTGGAGTCCGTGGGCCGCAGTGAGGGCCAGCTGCCAGAGGTGGCCTTCTCTGATGGGCAGCTGCGTCCGGCGGACCCCGCCCTGCTGGACGAGCTGCAGAAGGTGTTCACCTTGGAGATGGCATACACAATCTACGTGCCCTTCTCCTGCCTATTGG GTGACATCATCCGGAAAATTGTCCCCAACCACGAGCTGGTAGGGGAGCTGGCGGGGCTGTACCTGGACAGCATCAGCCCGAGCAGCTGTAGCCCTGCCATCGTGGAGCCCACCACGCCCAGCACCGGCCCGGAGTGGGACCCCCAGGGTGGGGGCTGCCCCCAGGACGACAGCCACTCGGGGACCTTTGGGAGTGTCCTGGTTGGGAACCGCATCCAGATCCCCAATGACTCCCAGCCTGACAGCCCCGGCCCTCTGGGCCCCATCTCTGGGGTGGGCGGCGGGGAGCCTGGCAGCCAGAGTGAGGACAATGCGCTGAAGCGGGAGCTGCCGCGGAGCGCACATGGGCTGAGTGGGAACTGGCTGGCCTACTGGCAGTACGAGATTGGCGTGAGCCAGCAGGACGCCCACTTCCACTTCCACCAGATCCGCCTGCAGAGCTTCCCAGGCCACTCGGGGGCCGTCAAGTGCGTGGTGCCCCTGAGCGGCGAGGACTTCTTTCTGAGCGGCAGCAAGGACCGCACCGTGCGCCTCTGGCCACTCTACAACTCCGGGGACGGCACCAGCGAGACGGCCCCACGCCTCGTCTACGCCCAACACCGCAAGAGCGTCTTCTTCGTGGGCCAGCTCGAGGCCCCGCAGTGTGTAGTGAGCTGTGACGGGGCTGTGCACGTCTGGGACCCCTTCACAG GGAAGACTCTTCGCACGGTGGAGCCATCGGACAGCCGGGTGCCCCTGACTGCTGTGGCCGTCATGCCCGCCCCCCACACCAGCATCACCATGGCCAGCTCTGACTCGACCCTGCGCTTTGTGGACTGCAGGAAGCCAGGCCTGCAG CATGAGTTTCGCCTGAGCAGCGGGCTGAACCCCGGGCTCGTCCGCTCCCTGGCTGTCAGCCCCAGTGGCCGGAGCGTTGTGGCCGGCTTCTCCTCGGGCTTCATGGTGCTGTTGGACACCCGTACAGGCCTAGTTCTGCGTGGCTGGCCTGCCCACGAAGGGGACATCCTGCAGATCAAG GCAGTGGAGGGCAGCATCCTGGTCAGCTCCTCCTCTGACCACTCCTTGACTGTCTGGAAGGAGCTGGAGCCGAAGCCCACGCACCACTACAAGTCTGCCTCTGACCCCATCCACACCTTCGACTTGTACGGCAGCGAGGTGGTGACCGGCACTGTGGCCAACAAGATTGGCGTCTGCTCCCTGCTCGAGCCCCCTTCCCAGGCCACCACCAAGCTCAGCTCTGAGAACTTCCGCGGCACGCTCACCAGCCTGGCCTTGCTGCCCACCAAACGCCACCTCCTGCTGGGCTCTGACAACGGGGTGGTCCGCCTCTTGGCGTAG
- the SERPINF2 gene encoding alpha-2-antiplasmin isoform X2, with product MALLWGLLALILSCLSSLCSAFSPVSTMEPLDLQLMDGQAQQKLPPLSLLKLDNQEPGGQIAPKKAPEDCKLSPTPEQTRRLARAMMTFTTDLFSLVAQSSTRPNLILSPLSVALALSHLALGAQNQTLQRLKEVLHADSGPCLPHLLSRLCQDLGPGAFRLAARMYLQKGFPIKEDFLEQSEQLFGAKPMSLTGMKGEDLANINRWVKEATEGKIEDFLSDLPDDTVLLLLNAIHFQGFWRSKFDPNLTQRGAFHLDEQFTVPVDMMQALTYPLHWFLLEQPEIQVAHFPFKNNMSFVVLMPTRFEWNASQVLANLTWDILHQPSLSERPTKVQLPKLHLKYQLDLVATLSQLGLQELFQAPDLRGISDERLVVSSVQHQSALELSEAGVQAAAATSTAMSRMSLSSFIVNRPFLFFILEDSTSLPLFVGSVRNPNPGAQPERKEQQDSPDGKDSFQDHKGLPRGDKPFDPDLKLGPPSEEDYAQPSSPK from the exons ATGGCGCTGCTCTGGGGGCTCCTGGCGCTCATCCTCTCCTGCCTGTCAAGCCTGTGCTCAGCG TTCTCTCCTGTGAGCACCATGGAGCCCTTGGATCTGCAG ctAATGGACGGGCAGGCCCAGCAGAAGCTGCCCCCACTTTCCCTCCTCAAGCTGGACAACCAG GAGCCAGGTGGCCAGATTGCCCCGAAGAAGGCCCCAGAAGACTGCAAGTTGTCCCCAACCCCTGAGCAGACACGCAGGCTGGCCCGGGCCATGATGACCTTCACCACAGACCTCTTCTCCCTGGTGGCCCAAAGCTCCACCAGGCCCAACCTCATCCTGTCACCTCTGAGTGTGGCCCTGGCCCTGTCTCACCTGGCACTAG GTGCTCAGAACCAAACGCTGCAAAGGCTGAAAGAGGTGCTGCATGCAGACTCAGGGCCCTGCCTGCCCCACCTGCTCAGCCGCCTCTGCCAGGACCTGGGGCCTGGGGCTTTCCGGTTGGCTGCCAGAATGTATCTGCAGAAAG GATTTCCCATCAAAGAGGACTTCCTGGAACAATCAGAACAGCTCTTTGGTGCAAAGCCCATGAGCCTGACGGGAATGAAGGGGGAAGACCTGGCGAACATTAACCGATGGGTGAAGGAGGCCACGGAAGGGAAGATCGAGGATTTCCTCTCAGATCTGCCAGATGACACAGTGTTGCTTCTCCTCAATGCCATCCACTTCCAGG GCTTCTGGAGGAGCAAGTTCGACCCGAACCTCACACAGAGAGGTGCTTTCCACCTGGACGAGCAGTTCACTGTGCCGGTGGACATGATGCAAGCCCTCACGTATCCGCTGCACTGGTTCCTGCTGGAGCAGCCTGAGATCCAG GTGGCTCATTTCCCCTTTAAGAACAACATGAGCTTCGTGGTCCTGATGCCCACCCGCTTTGAGTGGAACGCGTCCCAGGTGCTAGCCAACCTGACCTGGGACATCTTGCACCAGCCCTCGCTGTCGGAGAGGCCCACCAAGGTCCAGCTGCCTAAGCTGCATCTCAAATACCAACTGGACCTGGTGGCCACCCTCAGCCAGCTGG GCCTGCAGGAGTTATTCCAGGCCCCGGACCTACGTGGGATCTCCGATGAGAGGCTGGTGGTCTCCAGCGTGCAGCATCAGTCGGCACTAGAGCTCAGCGAGGCCGGCGTGCAGGCGGCCGCGGCAACCAGCACGGCTATGTCCCGCATGTCCCTATCCTCCTTCATCGTGAACCGccccttcctcttcttcatccTTGAAGACAGCACGAGCCTGCCCCTCTTCGTGGGCAGTGTGAGGAACCCCAACCCGGGCGCGCAGCCGGAGCGCAAGGAGCAGCAGGACTCCCCCGACGGCAAGGACTCCTTCCAGGATCACAAAGGCCTCCCCCGCGGAGACAAGCCCTTCGACCCAGACTTGAAACTTGGGCCGCCCTCGGAAGAGGATTACGCTCAGCCTAGCAGCCCCAAGTGA
- the SERPINF2 gene encoding alpha-2-antiplasmin isoform X1 translates to MALLWGLLALILSCLSSLCSAQFSPVSTMEPLDLQLMDGQAQQKLPPLSLLKLDNQEPGGQIAPKKAPEDCKLSPTPEQTRRLARAMMTFTTDLFSLVAQSSTRPNLILSPLSVALALSHLALGAQNQTLQRLKEVLHADSGPCLPHLLSRLCQDLGPGAFRLAARMYLQKGFPIKEDFLEQSEQLFGAKPMSLTGMKGEDLANINRWVKEATEGKIEDFLSDLPDDTVLLLLNAIHFQGFWRSKFDPNLTQRGAFHLDEQFTVPVDMMQALTYPLHWFLLEQPEIQVAHFPFKNNMSFVVLMPTRFEWNASQVLANLTWDILHQPSLSERPTKVQLPKLHLKYQLDLVATLSQLGLQELFQAPDLRGISDERLVVSSVQHQSALELSEAGVQAAAATSTAMSRMSLSSFIVNRPFLFFILEDSTSLPLFVGSVRNPNPGAQPERKEQQDSPDGKDSFQDHKGLPRGDKPFDPDLKLGPPSEEDYAQPSSPK, encoded by the exons ATGGCGCTGCTCTGGGGGCTCCTGGCGCTCATCCTCTCCTGCCTGTCAAGCCTGTGCTCAGCG cAGTTCTCTCCTGTGAGCACCATGGAGCCCTTGGATCTGCAG ctAATGGACGGGCAGGCCCAGCAGAAGCTGCCCCCACTTTCCCTCCTCAAGCTGGACAACCAG GAGCCAGGTGGCCAGATTGCCCCGAAGAAGGCCCCAGAAGACTGCAAGTTGTCCCCAACCCCTGAGCAGACACGCAGGCTGGCCCGGGCCATGATGACCTTCACCACAGACCTCTTCTCCCTGGTGGCCCAAAGCTCCACCAGGCCCAACCTCATCCTGTCACCTCTGAGTGTGGCCCTGGCCCTGTCTCACCTGGCACTAG GTGCTCAGAACCAAACGCTGCAAAGGCTGAAAGAGGTGCTGCATGCAGACTCAGGGCCCTGCCTGCCCCACCTGCTCAGCCGCCTCTGCCAGGACCTGGGGCCTGGGGCTTTCCGGTTGGCTGCCAGAATGTATCTGCAGAAAG GATTTCCCATCAAAGAGGACTTCCTGGAACAATCAGAACAGCTCTTTGGTGCAAAGCCCATGAGCCTGACGGGAATGAAGGGGGAAGACCTGGCGAACATTAACCGATGGGTGAAGGAGGCCACGGAAGGGAAGATCGAGGATTTCCTCTCAGATCTGCCAGATGACACAGTGTTGCTTCTCCTCAATGCCATCCACTTCCAGG GCTTCTGGAGGAGCAAGTTCGACCCGAACCTCACACAGAGAGGTGCTTTCCACCTGGACGAGCAGTTCACTGTGCCGGTGGACATGATGCAAGCCCTCACGTATCCGCTGCACTGGTTCCTGCTGGAGCAGCCTGAGATCCAG GTGGCTCATTTCCCCTTTAAGAACAACATGAGCTTCGTGGTCCTGATGCCCACCCGCTTTGAGTGGAACGCGTCCCAGGTGCTAGCCAACCTGACCTGGGACATCTTGCACCAGCCCTCGCTGTCGGAGAGGCCCACCAAGGTCCAGCTGCCTAAGCTGCATCTCAAATACCAACTGGACCTGGTGGCCACCCTCAGCCAGCTGG GCCTGCAGGAGTTATTCCAGGCCCCGGACCTACGTGGGATCTCCGATGAGAGGCTGGTGGTCTCCAGCGTGCAGCATCAGTCGGCACTAGAGCTCAGCGAGGCCGGCGTGCAGGCGGCCGCGGCAACCAGCACGGCTATGTCCCGCATGTCCCTATCCTCCTTCATCGTGAACCGccccttcctcttcttcatccTTGAAGACAGCACGAGCCTGCCCCTCTTCGTGGGCAGTGTGAGGAACCCCAACCCGGGCGCGCAGCCGGAGCGCAAGGAGCAGCAGGACTCCCCCGACGGCAAGGACTCCTTCCAGGATCACAAAGGCCTCCCCCGCGGAGACAAGCCCTTCGACCCAGACTTGAAACTTGGGCCGCCCTCGGAAGAGGATTACGCTCAGCCTAGCAGCCCCAAGTGA